A single window of Drosophila suzukii chromosome 3, CBGP_Dsuzu_IsoJpt1.0, whole genome shotgun sequence DNA harbors:
- the LOC118877722 gene encoding uncharacterized protein: MSQKHSQPDKVNKISVLRKMIGLQKKRPAAGDYVVPNNSVLNLQHKPGLYDPTPNAMEKATKCRYCENMAKNFLYLESLIRNNKDNDKGAKCSLCNSSLKYLEYVNRSIRQVFGNFDAIVQADRALAAKPAMMPKYSVAPPPEKGDSRAKGGAIVSLQRSAKSLKTKTSPLKLKSKEKGMKSQKSSKSLKSHKSGKSLKSAKSTKSGKPQKSTLKLAKKGLAKPKSASPKSQISHGKMILKRKFRSKVASKLAGNKVIRSVSQYRSLASNRSKLSKGSSHKKLIKQRSNAPPTSINWQLLKKNLPKRPTLVK; this comes from the exons ATGTCTCAG AAACATTCGCAGCCTGACAAGGTAAACAAAATTTCGGTATTACGTAAAATGATAGGCCTTCAAAAAAAGCGACCAGCCGCCGGAGATTACGTAGTGCCCAATAATTCGGTTCTCAATCTGCAACACAAGCCCGGTCTCTACGATCCCACACCGAACGCCATGGAGAAGGCAACCAAGTGTCGCTATTGCGAGAATATGGCCAAGAATTTCCTGTATTTGGAGAGTCTGATTCGGAACAACAAGGATAATGACAAGGGTGCCAAGTGCAGCCTGTGCAACTCTTCGCTCAAGTATTTGGAGTATGTCAATCGCAGTATTCGTCAGGTTTTCGGCAACTTCGATGCAATTGTCCAGGCGGATCGCGCCTTGGCAGCCAAGCCAGCCATGATGCCCAAATACTCGGTGGCTCCGCCTCCGGAAAAGGGGGATTCCCGTGCCAAGGGCGGTGCCATTGTCTCGCTTCAGAGGTCGGCCAAAAGCCTCAAGACCAAGACCTCTCCCTTGAAGCTCAAGTCCAAGGAGAAGGGCATGAAGAGCCAGAAGTCATCGAAGTCGCTCAAGTCGCACAAGTCCGGCAAGTCACTCAAGTCCGCCAAGTCCACGAAATCGGGGAAACCCCAAAAGTCCACCCTCAAGCTGGCCAAGAAGGGTCTGGCCAAACCGAAGAGCGCCAGCCCCAAGAGCCAAATTAGCCACGGCAAGATGATATTAAAGCGCAAGTTCCGAAGCAAGGTGGCCAGCAAGTTGGCCGGCAATAAGGTGATTCGCAGTGTCAGTCAGTACCGTAGCTTGGCCTCCAACCGCTCCAAACTCTCGAAGGGATCGAGCCACAAGAAGCTCATCAAGCAAAGGTCCAATGCTCCGCCAACCAGCATCAATTGGCAGCTGCTCAAGAAGAACCTTCCCAAGCGACCCACTCTGGTGAAGTAG